The Flavobacterium sp. 20NA77.7 genome includes the window TTAATATTAACTGTAATGTAGCTAATCCTTTAAATTTCCAAGCTCAATATTATGTTTGGGCATCATTACATTCAACTTATTTAGCGCCTATGGATCAAACTATGGGTGCCGTTCCAAATGTAGCAGGATGGCCAGCTTATTATCAGAATCCGAATTTTCATGAATATTGGATCAATTCAAACACAATTCAGAAACGCGCTGCCTTTATAGATGCAATTTTTAATGGTTATACCTTAACATATAATGGATTGTCGACTAGGATTGAAGTTGATGTAATTGCATGGGTTTCTCAATTTTCACCTACAATTGTAGCTGATCCAGACGCATTAGTGAATGAATGTATTGCATATTTACTTCCGGTAGATTTAAGTGCCAGTGTGAAATCTAATTTAAAAACACAAAATTTATTATCGAATCAAACTAATAATAGTTATTGGACTACAGCATGGTTAAATTACACTGGAAATCCATCAAATGCGTCTTTTACGTCTATTGTTAAATCTAGATTGAAAAGTTTACTCGTAGCGATTACACAATTAGCAGAATATCAACTTATGTAAGTATATGAAATCGCCATTAACAACAAGTTTGCGTAAGCAATCACCAATAAATAAAAGTGATAACATATATGTCCACTAACTAATTAACTTTTATGAAAAGAAGAGCATTTATAAAGACTGCAGCATTAGCATCAACTCCTTTACTTTTAAGAGGATTTCCTGTTGTTGCTTCATCAGAACTAGATAGTTATGCACTTGACAGAATGGCTGCTGCTGCGGTTAATTGTGGAAGAATATTGGTTATCATTCAACAAAATGGAGGAAATGATGGTTTAAATACTGTTTTTCCATTAGATCAATGGAGTAATTTATTTAATGCTAGGTCCAATATTTTAATGAATCAATCTAGTGTTTTATCATTAAATGCAAATGATACCACAGGTTTGCATCCGGCAATGGGAGAGATGAGAAATTTGTATAATGATGGTAAAATGATGATTGTACAAGGTGTTTCGTATCCTAATCCTAATTATAGTCATTTTAGGGCAACAGATATTTGGTTTACAGCCTCCGGAAGTAATCAAACTCTTGATAGTGGCTGGCTGGGAAGAGCTTTAGATATTAAATATCCGAATTATCCTATGGCCTATCCATCTGCTGAGATGCCCGATCCATTAGCTATACAAATAGGTTCAGTTTTACCTTTTTCTCTACAAGGACCAAATATGAATATGGGTTATAGTGCCCCTGATCCGTCCACATTATTAAATGTAATCAACGGAATTACAGATCCTGCACCGAATTCTGATTATGGTCATGAATTGTCATTTTTACGCTTAATGAAAGATCAAAGTAATGTTTATAGAAGTGCAATTCAAACCGCTTATGCTGTTCCTTTAAATTCAGGAGTTACTTATCCAAGTGCTAACAAACTTGCTGATCAATTAAAAATAGTAGCACGATTGATTAATGGAGGGTTGCAAACACCTGTATATATTGTTAATCATCCAAGAACTCATGATACACATGAAAATCAGGTTGATAGTTTAGATAAAACACAAGGCGCACAAGCTATAAATTTGACTTTATTGTCACAAGCCATTGGTGCCTTTCAACAAGAAATTAGTTTCATAGGTAAAGAAGAAAAAGTAACTGGAATGACTTTTAGTGAATTTGGAAGACGCATTAAAAGTAATGCAAGTATGGGTACTGACCACGGATCAGGCGCTCCTGTTATCTTTTTTGGTGGTGCATTAAACACGAGTCCTTCCATGGTTGCTAATACTACTTATCCTGTTCCGGGCATGATAGGTAATTCGCCAGTTTTACCTACTAATGCTACAGTTTCTAATCAAGTTCCTATGCAATTTGATTACCGTCAGTTGTATACAACTGTAATGCAGGATTGGTTGTGTATGTCAGAAGACGAAGCTAATCAAGTACTGGGTGGCAATTATGTTAAATTACCTATTTTTAATCCTACTTTAATTAATTCCATAACTTTTGATGAAAACGATGCTATTCAAGTGGTTTTGTTTCCTAATCCTTCAACGGATGGTATAGTGAATTTAAAATTTGCGGATCCTGTTAAGTCTTCAATTCAGTTTACAATTTATTCATTGAATGGTAGTTTAATTGAAAACGTGATTCTTTATGTAAACGAAACTTTAGCAACATTATCATTAGGACATTTAGCTGCTGGTACTTATATATTGGCTATTGATTGGAATGGTAAAATGGTTTATAAGAAATTTATTTTGCAATAAAGAATTTTATTACTTATGGGTAATGGCTTCTCGATACGCTCCGCTACTCGAAGGGACGGGGAGTTTATAATTAAGAATTAAGAATTACGATTGAATAAGGAATGATGATCCTTCGACAGGCTCAGGATACTACATTACTATTCACTTTACGATTGAACACGGAATAACGAATGTTGAAGGGGGTGAGTCTCAGTCTCAGTGTTAAAAGTTTCAGGTTTCAAGTTTAGCTTCGCTCCGTTCGGCTTCGCCTCGGGTCAGGTTTAGCTTCGTTCTGTTCCGCTTCGTCTCGGGTCAAGTTGTAACACCTAACACCTAACACCTAACACCTAACACCTAATACCTAACACCTAATACCTAACACGTAATTCGTAATTGATATTGGGTTGCTGGTAAAAAATATGTATGTTTGTATAGTATTACATTAGAACTACTATATGCTATTTAACTCCATAGCGTTTGCTTGTTTTTTGCCTGTTATTTTTGTGCTGTATTGGTTTGTAACTGCGCGAAAATTAATGGTGCAAAATGCTATGCTGGTGGTGGCAAGTTACTTTTTTTATGCGTGCTGGGATTGGCGGTTTTTGTTTTTATTACTGTTTTCTACGGCATTAGATTACATTTCTGGGTTACAAATGAGTACTTCTAAAAATGAAGTAACTAAAAAATTTTGGTTTGTGTTAAGTATTGTTGTAAACCTTGGTTTTTTAGGAGTTATCAAATATTATGATTTTTTTGCAACTTCGTTCGTGAGTTTATTTCATTCCTTTGGAATTTCCCTTACTATACAAACGCTGCATATTATCCTACCCGTGGGGATTTCGTTTTATACGTTTCACGGACTTTCTTATATCATTGATTGTTATAAAAACAGAATAGAGCCCGAACGTAACCTTGTAAATTATGCTTTATTTGTGAGTTTTTTTCCATTGTTAGTAGCAGGGCCTATAGAACGTGCTACGCATTTATTGCCTCAATTGAAAAAGCCTCGTATATTTAAGTACGACCAAGCCGTTTTAGGATTGCAGCAAATGCTTTGGGGGTTGTTTAAAAAGATTGTTATTGCCGACCAATGTGCTGTTATTGTTCAGGATATATTTACACATACAGAAGTATATTCGGGGAGTACGTTATTTGTAGGAGCGGTATTTTTTGCTTTTCAAATATATGGTGATTTTTCAGGCTATTCAGATATAGCGCTGGGAGTGGCTAAATTATTTGGTATAGATTTATTAAAAAACTTTAATTACCCTTATTTTTCAAGAGATATTGCTGAATTTTGGCGAAGATGGCACATTTCACTTTCATCTTGGTTTAAAGACTATGTGTATGTTCCGTTAGGAGGAAATAGAGGAACACAGTGGCAAACGGCACGTAATGTGTTGGTTATTTTTATAATCAGTGGTTTTTGGCATGGAGCCAATTGGACTTTTATATGTTGGGGATTGTTACATGCGTTGTATATTTTGCCTTCTATTTTACATCGCACTCATAAAAATTTTTCTGAAATAGTTGCTGAAGGATCAGTTTTTCCATCGCTTCGTGAATTAATTCAAATGGGAATCACGTTTGTATGGGTTACACTAGCTTGGATTTTTTTTAGAGCCGAGAATGTTACACAAGCTTTTCAAATTATAGAAACTGTATTTTCACATTCGTTTTTTCAAATACCTGAATTCAATGGAAAGTGGCATGCTTTGACAACTCTTTTATGGATTTTAGTCTGTATGAGTCTGGAATGGTGGAATAGAAAACATGATTTTGGTTTAGTTCAATTAGGTTCGGTAAAATACAGAACCATTCGATGGAGTGTTTATTATGTAATCCTTTTTTTAATTGTTTATTTTGCGGGTGCACCCCAACAATTTATTTATTTTCAGTTTTAGTATGAAGCGTTTTGGTTTACATAATGTTTGGTTTATGCTTCCAGTGTGTTTTATTGCTGTGGTACTAGAATTTGCATTGCGCAATATTCCAAATGATTATAAGGTAAAACACCATTATTTGGATGCGCATGCAGAAGAAGTAGAAGTATTGTTTTTAGGAAGTTCGCATATGTATTATGGTGTGAATCCTGCGTTTATTTCTAAAAATAGTTTTAATGCCGCTTATGTGTCTCAATCTATCGATTTTGATTTAGCGATACTAAAAAAGTATGAAAAACAATTGAAGAAACTACACTATCTTGTTGTTCCAGTAGATTATTTTACGTTGTATAATTCTTTAGAACTAAGTGATGAGTCTTGGCGAATAAAAAATTATGCGTTGTATTATGAATTGGATAATTTGCCTTTCAAATATCATTTTGAACTAATAAATGGGAAGTTTGAATTTGCCGTTAAACGTTTGGCTTATTATTTTAAATCTGAAACGCCAATTACCTGTAATGAACTTGGTTTTGGAACGGCTTATAAAGCATACAAAAGTTTGGAGTTAGTAGAGAATGGTAAATTAGCTGCTAAAAGGCATACGGCTGCCAAAAATAAATCTAATCAAAAATTGCAAAATGTTTTGCATAAGTTCGTAGAATTTACGGA containing:
- a CDS encoding DUF1501 domain-containing protein; protein product: MKRRAFIKTAALASTPLLLRGFPVVASSELDSYALDRMAAAAVNCGRILVIIQQNGGNDGLNTVFPLDQWSNLFNARSNILMNQSSVLSLNANDTTGLHPAMGEMRNLYNDGKMMIVQGVSYPNPNYSHFRATDIWFTASGSNQTLDSGWLGRALDIKYPNYPMAYPSAEMPDPLAIQIGSVLPFSLQGPNMNMGYSAPDPSTLLNVINGITDPAPNSDYGHELSFLRLMKDQSNVYRSAIQTAYAVPLNSGVTYPSANKLADQLKIVARLINGGLQTPVYIVNHPRTHDTHENQVDSLDKTQGAQAINLTLLSQAIGAFQQEISFIGKEEKVTGMTFSEFGRRIKSNASMGTDHGSGAPVIFFGGALNTSPSMVANTTYPVPGMIGNSPVLPTNATVSNQVPMQFDYRQLYTTVMQDWLCMSEDEANQVLGGNYVKLPIFNPTLINSITFDENDAIQVVLFPNPSTDGIVNLKFADPVKSSIQFTIYSLNGSLIENVILYVNETLATLSLGHLAAGTYILAIDWNGKMVYKKFILQ
- a CDS encoding MBOAT family O-acyltransferase — translated: MLFNSIAFACFLPVIFVLYWFVTARKLMVQNAMLVVASYFFYACWDWRFLFLLLFSTALDYISGLQMSTSKNEVTKKFWFVLSIVVNLGFLGVIKYYDFFATSFVSLFHSFGISLTIQTLHIILPVGISFYTFHGLSYIIDCYKNRIEPERNLVNYALFVSFFPLLVAGPIERATHLLPQLKKPRIFKYDQAVLGLQQMLWGLFKKIVIADQCAVIVQDIFTHTEVYSGSTLFVGAVFFAFQIYGDFSGYSDIALGVAKLFGIDLLKNFNYPYFSRDIAEFWRRWHISLSSWFKDYVYVPLGGNRGTQWQTARNVLVIFIISGFWHGANWTFICWGLLHALYILPSILHRTHKNFSEIVAEGSVFPSLRELIQMGITFVWVTLAWIFFRAENVTQAFQIIETVFSHSFFQIPEFNGKWHALTTLLWILVCMSLEWWNRKHDFGLVQLGSVKYRTIRWSVYYVILFLIVYFAGAPQQFIYFQF